The following are encoded in a window of Rhizobium sp. 11515TR genomic DNA:
- a CDS encoding MarR family winged helix-turn-helix transcriptional regulator, translated as MPGAPSRQELFDDLSAFNRKLRAAFDALVREHGMTLSRARVFRKLSRRDGINQRELADELELETPTLVRILDAMEAQNFIERRAAVSDRRAKQIFMTESGKVVAAEVEALATGVRADILEGISDEDVGMALKVIRAMTANLQNIGKS; from the coding sequence ATGCCAGGTGCGCCATCAAGACAAGAGCTCTTCGACGACCTCTCCGCGTTCAATCGCAAGCTGAGGGCGGCTTTCGACGCTCTCGTTCGAGAGCACGGCATGACCCTTTCCCGCGCGAGGGTTTTTCGCAAGCTCTCCCGCCGGGACGGAATAAACCAGAGGGAGCTTGCCGACGAACTGGAGCTGGAAACGCCGACGCTCGTGCGCATCCTTGACGCAATGGAAGCGCAGAATTTCATCGAGCGCCGTGCCGCGGTGTCCGATCGCCGCGCCAAGCAGATCTTCATGACGGAATCCGGAAAAGTCGTTGCCGCCGAGGTCGAGGCTCTTGCCACCGGTGTGCGTGCGGATATCTTGGAGGGGATTTCGGACGAGGATGTCGGCATGGCGCTGAAGGTTATCCGTGCCATGACTGCCAATCTTCAGAATATCGGTAAATCATGA